The following are from one region of the Lytechinus pictus isolate F3 Inbred chromosome 4, Lp3.0, whole genome shotgun sequence genome:
- the LOC135153972 gene encoding moesin-like — MKFGSRIGLEVVAQDLRKDNPLQFKFRVKFYPEEVTEELIQEITQRLFFLQIKEGILSDEVYCPPETSVLLASYAAQAKYGPHSASTKAKLTEDTNILPKRVIEQHKMTKEQWYERVSNWHQEHLSLSK, encoded by the exons atgaaatttggttcacgcattggtcttgag GTGGTTGCACAAGACCTGAGAAAAGACAACCCCCTTCAGTTCAAATTCAGAGTCAAATTCTACCCAGAAGAAGTAACAGAGGAGCTCATTCAAGAGATTACACAG CGGTTGTTCTTCCTGCAAATCAAAGAAGGTATCTTGAGTGATGAGGTCTACTGCCCACCAGAAACCTCAGTGTTGCTAGCATCATACGCAGCACAGGCTAAATATGGACCTCATAGTGCTTCAACAAAGGCTAAGCTTACAGAGGACACCAACATCCTACCTAAAAG AGTGATAGAACAGCACAAGATGACTAAGGAGCAGTGGTACGAACGTGTCTCAAATTGGCACCAAGAGCATCTGTCATTATCGAAGTAA